In Procambarus clarkii isolate CNS0578487 unplaced genomic scaffold, FALCON_Pclarkii_2.0 HiC_scaffold_1821, whole genome shotgun sequence, the sequence ATAGTGCTACAACCATATTAGTGCTTATATTTTTATCCTTATTATCCTTACAAGAAGGTGTTACAATGTACTATATTTCTGTAATGCTAAATATAATCATTATAAATATAGGGAAGTTAGATACAAGCCAGTATTTAACTTGTTACTAAAGTTGGGAAAGTGATACTCCACAGTGAAAGCACTGTGGAGTTGAATGTTGTACACATGACTACTGTACACCAACTCAACTCTTAAACTTTTAATTGACTCATTATAATAAGAATGTGCGTTACATTTGTTGAGAAGTGCCTGGTCCTTGACAACATAGAACAGGTTTGTAAAGTGCAATATtttcagtacagtacagtactgtattttgttttgttgccTTGGAATGAGAGGAGGCAGCAAGTTATTGGTTCTACGTTATTGCTTGTTTATCTAGTATTACTTGAATGAGTCACTGAGTGCCTTATCACAAGAGTGGGAGGTAACCTCCTGCCATATGGTCCATTATTAGAATTTGCTGTTATTCTTGTGGCTTTAtttgttttaaatataaatacagtAGCACTACTGTATAGAAGATGCCATTCTGTGAATGAAATTGTCAAATTATATGAAGAGTATTGGTGATATTAGTGGCATGAGTATTTGTGTGTGATATGGCAACTCCAGTGTGTCATCCTGTGCCAGTCTTCCAAGTTTATTTGAGTGATTCTTTGctatttatttttaatattgCTTATTACTATTATATTAGTGAAAGACATAACTATGCATTATCACACATTCACCATTTGCTGAATTCAGTATTTGCCCTGGCTAAATATCCATGTGATGTATTTAAAGAAAATGTGTATAAATTCTGAAACTTGGCATCTGGGTGTAGAGGGAGACAGGGGGTGTTGCTGCATTGTTTCAACTGTGGGTTGGCAGTGGCCTTTACGAGTGTGTGAACCAAGTGTGTGGTAGTCACCATTACACTCCAGTGTGTACACATTGAGTCTTAAACATCACTTGGGAACCAGTAAGTTATATGTAGTGTTTTAATCTTGGTGTTCCCTTGGAGTTATATTACTGTAGAACATAAATAAACCCCTTTTACTTGTATAGAATTCCCTTGGTTTCTTTTCAAAATTTACACCACTGTATTGGCTGACATGTGAAAGATATTCTTTTGTAGGATGTTATGCGGGAACAAGAGTATAGTAGTGTAGTTTTAGATGATTCAAGAGGACATGAAGCCTTACACATATAGATAATTTGGATAGGATTGCATGGATTCCTGTGATATAAAGGAGCTGCACAGTTTGGGTCTGTGGGCGTGAGGACCACTTATTGGGAGGAGGGCATTTTGACTAATGAAGATGCATACTTGTGTGCAAAAGCTTGTAATGCCTTGTTAAATAAAAAGGTCAAAAACTTTAATACTGCCATTTGCTTTAGTTTTATTGAAAAAAATGGGCATGAGGATAAAGGATAGCTGTCAccatgtttataataataatgtcaTTATGCCTGTGGTTAAAAATACCTTTTGCCATACAAGTGGTTTACTTTACATAAGCTTGATTAAGCATCTTTACATTAGCTAGACTATCATCTTTCAGATTATGCTCCTCTAGAGTATAATTTGAAAGGTAATATTGTGCAGCCGATGTTCAGGTTGGACATAtcaagtggtgagttatgcttttCTGGCAATGAAAAATGCATTAAATATCTACAAATGTTGCTCAAATTGTAAAACCACTTGGAAGAATCACTTTTTTAGGATTCTCTTTAGTTTCTCTTTGCCATATTTTACATGATAGTAAGATGTTACCGTAGGCTTGATTCATGTACTATAATATAAATTTGTTCAATGTTTTGCTTATTGCTTTACGTGGCTGAAGAGAGTATGGTGCTCTTTCATTATGGTTTTCCTGATTTAGCGAGTACAGTCTAATCTTAATACACTGCATCCTCACAAACCCCGCTCTAATGAGTTCTTGGATGGTCCGAACAAATTGTATTGGTACAAACTGTTCAGTGAAACATACAAATGTGTCATTAAGCGAGGACTGTTCATCCAAGCTGTCACCGAGGCCAAGTGTCGGGAAGCCGCTGTATTATCATTCATGCTCCATCTAATCAAAGTATTCAGTACCCAGTACTTAAAAACTTTTAATGACATTTAGTGTACTATAGGATGGACACAAATTCACTTGAACGCATACAGAGAAGGATGCCGTAGTTAACCCCAGGAATTAATAATCTCTTATACCAGTGCAGGTTCAAGAAGGTTTTAGAAAGCTTAATTTACTGGTACATTCTTTAGAAAGATGAAGAGTATGGGTCGACTTGAGTGAagaacagtactgtatataaatggATCAAAGGGTGTAACAAAGGGATATAAATAAGCTTTTAAATTTAGTTATTAATATGCCCATTGGAAAGTGTTGAATTCTTTAAAAATATCTACATAAAATAAAATGTTGAATATCtacacaaaatagaactcgaataaTTGGATATAAATTGGAGACGTTTATATTCGGCAAAGACCTTGatgaatactggtttggaaatagggttgttgtcttatggaacaaattaccaggtAACATAATGGATGTGGGATATCTGGATTGTTTAAAGCATAGGCTACATACATACAGTATTGTATATGCATGaccttgggtggatataaatggaGTTGCCTTGTATGAGTCAATAAGTCTTTTGCCATTTTTCCCATATACCCCCCACCTGCACCTCAGGCTTTGTCTTGGGCAGGCTTTTACCATAATGACTCCTCTCTTGTAGTGGAGTAGGGTGTGAAGGGGGTGGGGTTGTAATGTGTAGCGGCTGTCTcttaccattccttccccacaaTTATTTGAGCATTacccaaatcaaatcaaatcaattaTTGCGTTGATTCCGAGGGTCAACGGAATATGAATTCCGTTGATTCACGGCCCCGGTCTgtgatcaggcctcctggttggtggtctggtcaagcaggctgttggacgcagctgctcgtagcctgacgtatgaatcacagcccatATTACAGTTTTGAGGGTTTCTACCAGCTCTTGCCATAGGGAGCAATTGAGAGGGATAACTCTGATATTGAGCTTCAAATGCATATGAAAAGTCCTTTTCTAAGCAATACACTCTAATTCTCTCCTCTCCCAACCTTCCTTCCTTGTATTCTCTGTGCTTGGTGTGGCTTTTTACAGGCCTAGGTTTCAGGCAGAATGTGGGGAAAGCTGACCTGGAGAGCTTAACAGTTGTGCTGCCATCCGGTGGTAATTATTGGTAGTGACCAAGTTGGTTGATGATCAGGGTAATCTGTATTGGCTAGTTGCATATGGATAGGCTttatttgcatttattaaacagtttaaaagtTCCAAAGCAGTacaaggttgtttataacaataacaactacAAGCTTCAAAACTTAAAAGTGTTTAACAAATGTTAACAAAGTGGacatgattgagaaaagatgcataACTTGTATAGTACAAGTGGTTGTGTAAATGCATGATGAATCCTGACCCTGGTTAATTTGTTGGAGCAAATTGGAGCTGGCTGTGGGAGTATCCAAAGTTTTGTGCTcagaaataatatttatttacatgCATTTATTTTATCCTACACACctacttttttttaattagggTTCATAATTTGGGAATTACAAGTTTGAGCGCACAAACTGAGAGATCAATTTTTGTTAACTCGGATTATAGCTTGCAAATTttaattatactgtactgtacaatacTGTATCTTGAAACTGGGATTTCATTAAAAAAATAAGAATTGCAATACATTATCAATATGTTGTACTATACATTACTGTTTTATTTGATTGAAACATGTTTAAACATTGCAGTGAACAGCGAGGCAAATGCTCGGCGCATTGCGATGGTTGAGTCCTGCTTTGGGACTTCAGGACAATCGCTTAATGAGCCAGGACGTGTCTTGGTCGGAGAGGGCGTGCTTACGAAGATGTGTCGAAAGAAACCTAAACCGCGACAGTTTTTCCTTTTTAACGACATATTGGTATATGGCAATATTGTGCTCAATAAAAAGAAGGTAAGTTCCCTTTTTTTAGTAATAGTAGTACAGTTTATTACTTTTTTATTATCTACAGTAAACTtgaattattttaattataaatagtaTAAATACACTTAGGCCTAAGCAtcacatttttttattttacatttggtAACTGCCCCTAGAATAGGGCAACTGTAATGGTTATGGTGAAGAATTCGTCATTGCATACTTTTCATTTGCTTTGAGGACCACTATTTCTTTCAACacaatacagtatacagtacagtatttatattatatttagacCAAATGTTTACTGTTAGTGATTGTTTAATCACATTATTTATAGATATCAACCAATTTTTTATTGTTGAAATAGGTCATTTGGTTTGTTTTTTCCATTGTTAAGGACAAGAAACCTATCCTTAAGCCAACTACTGACATCTTCCAAGATGCTGCCCACAAGTGCTTAccccctgggtacctatttattgttagCTGACCAGAAGCATTAGATGAAAGAAACTTTCATTAGATGAAAAGCATTAGATgaaagtttccagaacaacctcttatgtggaactctgtcaaaagccttttttagggccAAATAGATGCAgttaacccaaccatctctttcctgtaaaatctctgactcgatcatagaaacttaaataaattcgttacacagaatcttccagatcgaaaactatTGTCTGTCTTTTATTATAtagtttttctccaagcgttctaCCCATTtcgttttaattattttgtccatattttgactattacacttgtcaatgatacaggtctataatttagggagtcttccctgctgccactttcgtagattgaaactatgttagcctttttccacacatctgctatgactcctgtacacagggatgcctgaaaaatcagttgaagtggaatgctgagctcgggTGCACAttttctcagaacccatggtgaaactccatctggactaaCTGCTTTGTTCcggcttagctccttgagcatttttttttccactttgtctctagacagctctatgttgttctctgaaattcttattgtgtcgaGAGACATAGCTGCCAGTTAAAGTTCACTAATATTAACGTTTTATTTTTTAGTACAACAAGCAACACATAATTCCCTTGGAAGAGGTTCAGCTTTCTTCACTGGAAGATGATGGTCGTAAGTTAATTCTCCTTGTTTTGTTAATCTGtatgggttgtgttgtggggaaTTGTTCTTTCGTAACATTGgccattgttgttgttggtatAGATTcatctactgggaacaaaaagttccaagtagcacgggctatggtgagcccgtagtggggtTACTGGCACATGAGCGAGCCTCAGCATTGGCCGTATGTACTATTTAAGCAAAGATTCCAAAGTTTGATATCTGGTTGATGAGCTAAAATGGCTTAGAATTGAATAAGTTCCAATAAATACATTAGATTCAGACTTTTGCTCTTAAGAAgttaatattttattaattttttatgaCAAAATTCAGCACTATATTATTAAGTTgtactttctctttccctttttaATAAGAATTGTGCAATTTTATTTATAGTATTTAGGTTttagaatactgtactgtatgacAATTTTTGTGACAGAATTTCGAAATGGATGGTTGATAAAGACTCCAACCAAATCATTTGCGGTTTACGCTGCCACAGCTACAGAGAAAGCCGAATGGATGGCACACATAAATAAATGCGTCACTGACCTTCTACGCAAAAGTTAGTATCCAACAAAATTGTTTCTTTTGTGCTCGTCTGTAGTTCTGCTTATCATGTGAATGGTAGCTTAAATAGAAGTGTAGTCCATCTTCTTAAATAATATTTTATAGTTGCACAGTATTTTTCTTAACTTTTCTTAGTATGGAAAGTAATGTAGGAGGAGTATATATTTTTCATGTTAACCAAGAATAGACATTGAATTAGTTATTTTGACTGCAAAGACATTTGTATACAGTACTGTGTATTAAAGTTTCAAGATGATAGACAGATATTCTTTTTTATAAATATAGATTgcttaaataataatatattttttaggATTTAAATAATGGTTGCATtggttaacataaattaatattagttAACATAGTACTGTATTATAAATACAGTAAATATTATGTTTTACTCTTGATTGATTTAGCATATTTTGACTGAGGAGGAAAATAGTTTCTTTCACTGGTGTTTTTATACTGAAAtaattatgattgagataaggtgTAAATCATAATTGCACTGCAAACAGGTGGCAAAAAGGCAGCGGAGAAACATGCAGCTGTATGGGTGCCTGACAGTGAAACACAGGTGTGCATGCACTGCAAGAAGACCCAGTTCACACTAATAAACAGGAGGGTACGTCTTTTGTTGCTCTTATTGCGATTTGTTAAAATTGACATACATTTTGTAACAAATTCATCATTGGTTTCATGTTTAGCAAAGATTTACATAAATCTCTCTATCTTGCTCTACATCCATGGTTTCCAACATTGTAATGCAGACGGGTGTAGTTACAGAatggagctacgctcgtggtatctcgtcttcccagtactctttgtcatataacgctttgaaactactgatgtttttggcctccaccaccttctcacttgacTTGTTCCAGCCATTTGCAACTCTGGGaaagggaattttcttatatttcttcatcaGCTTTGTttagcttaaatctatgacctcttgttctttatGTTCCAGATCTCAAGAATTCTTCCTTATCAGTTTCATTGATTCCCATTACTGTTTTGTACATACTATCaccactttttttttatcttctagcctttgcatatttaatgcctttaacctctcctcgtagctcttgtctttcagcTCCAGAAGCCATTTAGCTACATGTTTTTtttacaccttttccagttgatgtgcttcttaagatatgggcgccATACAAACACTGTATATTTCTCACTTTGGGATCACAaaggttatgaacagttttgttaGCATTTCACCATCATGtgctgtatttaaaagcaattctgaaattgaaaatcgtagcataggctcctcacataatattctttgtggtcctcaggtgatggctttctatctagaatcacccCAAGATCTCTTTTCTTTATCAGAACTTTTTAAAGCTTTTTCACATAATTtttaagttgtgtgtgtggtctattttctcctgttccacatttcataacatggcatttattcacattcaattccatttgccaagtggtgctctgtacacttttgtccaggtcttcttggagGGCATGAGAATTGTCTAAATTTCTtaccttccctattatcttagcatgatCAGCAaacttgtttatataattttgtaTTCCTTCTGATAGGTCATGTATTTAAATAATGAACGTTACCAGTGCAAGAACTTAACCCCGagatactccactcgtgacatttctcctgTACATAACCCCTGATCACTGCCCTTATTTTCTGTCGGTTAGATGATTTTTCATTCGTGTTAGAAGCCTTCCTGTCACTCCTAAAGCATGTTCCAGTTTTCCGCGCAATCGCATATAGGATACAGtcaaaatcctttttttttttttttttttttaggtccaaataaaTGCAGTCAAAGCATCTCTTTCctataaaatctctgtggctctgttAAAAGCTATGTTAGTCTTtttccatatacagtactgtatctgcCAACACTCCTTTACACGAAGATAAGTCAACTCTCAGAAGGTGATGATACTACCTGGCTTAACTTCTTGGAAATttcattctatatatatatatataatctatctatctatctatctatctatgagTATGTTGTGTCCAGTagagcatcccactcttgaaattGTACATCAGGCCATTCAGCCGCTTCCTCCTAAAGGCACGTGGACAACTGTCAGGATATATGTACTGTACTTGAAACCTTAAAGTAGATGTTTTACTAGGGATAGTTTAGTTGTGTTAACAGCAAACAGGGATAATGTAACATTaaactatatatatctatttatCATTTTAGGACACATGTGAATTTGAAAGCAGGGTTCTAAGGGGAGGAGTGAGAAAGACAGGCATATATAATAACAAGATAGTGTTAATAACCTGGAACCAAGAGTGACTCGATAAACTGTTTACAGCACCACTGCCGTAAGTGTGGGAAAGTGGTGTGTGGTCCATGCTCCAGTAAGAAAGTGATACTAACTCACCAGTCAAACAAACCCCTCCGTGTGTGCCTTACCTGCCATGATGAAATGTCTTCGGCGCAATCACAGACTGGCAACTCGACACCTGTTAATTCAAGTACGTTCGGGGATATTTTGTTGCACTGGCACTCTGCACTAACTCTAGAACATTGGGTTTTAATGCTTGGGAATGGTTTCTTTTATTAATAACTGCTTGGCAATTTATTTCTTTATCAAGATATCCTTGGTGCCTAGATTTTGTTTAACATGTATGGTATTCTAGTCATTTTTAAGTAGCTTTAGTATTGCTTTTAATAAGATAAATTTCTGGGAATTTCAGTAAGTGGAAAAAGAAGTACAAAAGTTGAAATTTAATAGCATGCTTCAGAGGTACTGTAGATATAAATATGCAGTGGGCCTGTTTTTCATCTTAGTGTTTTGCTGCCTTTGCTTAGATTGCTTTATGACAATGTGCTGGCTTGTGTGGTCTACAGTGGCAGGTAGGATGGATGACATTCTCTCAGAGCCACTTGATGATGAGAAGGACAaagagtctggtggtggtggtgatgatgatgatgatgatgtgttCACAAACGTTCTACGTAATCCCCACTCTTTAAAATTAGGTTTAAACAAATgtaaactaacttagcttaaacgaaactaacctaacatatccgTTTTTTCTGACTGAAGGAGACTAACTCTATGGAAAATACGCGCCAGATTTTATTTCAGACCTGATGACACTCGCAATTCGGTGTAAATTTGTTTATACAAAATTTGGTTTAACTAAATTATTTTATTGGAAGATGTTTTCAGTGGCCCACACGACGGTATAAAGAGTCTTGATAGACGTAATTGAGAGAAACGTGACCCTTAACGTTAAGACGAAGTTACAGCTCACATTATGCTACTAGTGTGGGAACACCGCCAACTTCCTCACAAActcccaccaccaaatgaaacgACTTAAAAGAGACAAATGGCGAATATGGCTGTACTCGCCTCATTGGGGGACTtgtcagccccaacgatctcaatatatTGGCATGACGATAACAGCATATTCCTGGTGCCTAAATAGGAAGGCTCTATCATGGATCACCAAACTGCTCcacataactatatatatatatatatatatatatatatatatatatatatatatatatatatatatatatatatatatatatatatatatatatatataggggcgaATCAGTAATGGTTGTTTTAATCAGTAACTTATGAATCAAAGTGCAGAGTGCCCAGGTAGAAAGATACAGCCATTTTGAGAATTTCCTTTTTCACGCACTCGAAGCCATTTTATCCAAGCTCCGGAGAGCGGCGGCAGCAGTATGTCCATTAACAAATTATAATTTTTTAGCACACTCGTCATGGCCGGACGTATTGTACAGTGCGTTtattcctcgtgtgtgtgtgtgtgtgtgtgtgtgtgtgtgtgtgtgtgtgtgtgtgtgtgggtgtgtgtgtgtgtgtgtgtgtgtgtgtgtgtgtgtgtgtgtgtgtgtgtgtgtgtgggtgtgtgtgtgtgtgtgtgtgtgtgtgtgtgtgtgtgtgtgtgtgtgtgtgtgtgtgtgtatgtgtgtgtgtgtgtgtgggtgtgtgtgtgtgtgtgtgtgtgtgtgtgtgtgtgtgtgtatatgtgtgtgtgggtgtgggtgtgtgtgtgtgtgtgtgtgtgtgtgtgtgtgtgtgtgtgtgtgtgtgtgtgtgtgtgtgtgtgtgggtgtgtgtgtgtgtgtgtatgtgtgtgtgtatgtgtgtgtgtgtgtgtgtgtgtgtgtgtgtgtgtgtgtgtgtgtgtgtatgtgtgtgtgtgtgtgtgtgtgtgtgtgtgtgtgtgtgtgtgtgtgtatgtgtgtgtgtgtgtgtgggtgtgggtgtgtgtgtgtgtgtgtgtgtgtgtgtgtgtgtgtgtgtgtgtgtgtgtgtatgtatgtgtgtgtgtgtgtgtgtgtgtgtgtgtgtgtgtgtgtgtgtgtgtgtgtatgtatgtgtgtgtgtgtgtgtgtgtgtgtgtgtgtgtgtgtgtatgtgtgtgtgtgtgtgtaattacctaagtgtaattacctaagtgtagttacaggatgagagctacgctcgtggtgtcccgtcttcccagcactctttgtcagtgtgtgtgtgtgtgtgtgtgtgtgtgtgtgtgtgtgtgtgtgtgtgtgtgtgtgtgtgtgtgtgtgtatatattctcTTAAttgtgtttgcgtgggttgagcttggACTCTCTGGTCCGgcctctcaacagtcagtcaTCTGCTGTGCAGGTCAAATTAATTCATTTGTCTTAATCTaacctgtcaattccccagagaattctgtttgtggtaatcatgtctcccttaacttTTCTGTCTACCAGCGACGTCAGGTGCAGCTCACGCAGTCTCCCCTCCTAACTCATGCCTCTATGTTCTGGCACTACTCTAGTGGCAGACCTTTGAACCTTCTTCAGTTTCATCTTATGCTTTACAAGGAATgctctccatgctggagctgcatactacaggattggtccCACATATGTGATAAACAAGCTCGTAAATGATTCATTAgtcaaatttctaaaggcagttataATGTTGACCAGCCTCACATACGCCGCTGgtgatattgtgtgtgtgtgtgtgtgtgtgtgtgtgtgtgtgtgtgtgtgtgtgtgtgtgtgtgtgtgtgtgtgtgtgtgtgtgtgtgtgtatgtgtgtgtttaatcCATTCTACCATgatccctctctcccaccacactaccatccctccctcccaccacactaccatcccacccctcccaccacactaccatccctccatcccaccacactaccatccctcccaccacactaccatccctcccaccacactaccatccctccatcccaccacactaccatcccacccctcccaccacactaccatcccacccctcccaccacactaccatccctccatcccaccacactaccatccctcccaccacactaccatccctcccaccacactaccatccctccatcccaccaaactaccatcccacccctcccaccacactaccatcccatccctcccaccatactaccatccctccatcccaccacactaccatccctccctcccaccacactaccatccctcccaccacactaccatccttccctcccaccacactaccatccctcccaccacactaccatccctccatcccaccacactaccatccctcccaccacactaccatccctccctcccaccacactaccatccctccctcccaccacactaccatcccatccctcccaccacactaccatccctccatcccaccacactaccatcccatccctcccaccacactaccatccctccatcccaccacactaccatccctcccaccacactaccatccctcccaccacactatcatccctccctcccaccacactaccatcccacccctcccaccacactaccatcccatccctcccaccacactaccatccctcccaccacactaccatccctcccaccacactaccacccctcccaccacactactatccctccctcccaccacacttccctccctcccaccacactaccatccctccctcccaccacactaccatccctcccaccacactaccatccctcccaccacactaccatccctcccaccacactaccatccctccctcccaccacactaccatccctcccaccacactaccatccctcccaccacactaccatcccacccctcccaccacactaccatccctccctcccaccacactaccatccctccctcccagcacactaccatccctcccaccacactaccatccctcccaccacactaccatccctcccaccacactaccatccctcccaccacactaccatccctccctcccaccacactaccatccctccctcccaccacactaccatccctcccaccacactaccatcccacccctcccaccacactaccatcccacccaccacactaccatcccacccctcccaccacacccctcccaccacactaccatcccacccctcccaccacactaccatccctcccaccacactaccatccacccctcccaccacactaccatccctcccaccacactaccatcccacccctcccaccacactaccatcccacccctcccaccacactaccatccctcccaccacactaccatccacccctcccaccacactaccatcccacccctcccaccacactaccatccctcccaccacactaccatcccacccctcccaccattcTCTACGCTAAACATTctcttgtttgtcttccataaaaGCATATTCTTCTCTTAAGGTCTTCATTCACTCTCTTGCTGGAGTCTTCATTTCCTCTTCATTTATTCACTCTGTTCTTTTCTTGcttttattcattataatttGGAAGCTTTTCTTCTAGTTTTCTAAAGCATGCAGCTTGTCTTTCACTGTTGTAAGATATCACAGTATGCTGCCTTTTTTAAGTTATCACAGTATGCTGCCTGTTGTAAGATATCACAGTATGCTGCCTTTTTAAAGTTATCACAGTATGCTGCCTTTTTTAAGTTATCACAGTATGCTGCCTGTTGTAAGTTATCACAGTATGCTGCCTGTTGTAAGATATCACAATATGCTGCCTGTTGTAAGATATCATAGTATGCTGCCTGTTTTAAGTTATCACAGTATGCTGCCTGTTAAAAGTTATCAGTATTCTGCCTGTTGTAAGATATCAGAGTATGCTGCCTGTTTTAAGTTATCACAGTATGCTGCCTGTTTTAAGTTATCACAGTATGCTGCCTGTTTTAAGTTATCACAGTATGCTGCCTGTTTTAAGTTATCACAGTATGCTGCCTGTTTTAAGTTATCACAGTATGCTGCCTGTTTTAAGTTATCACAGTATGCTGCCTGTTTTAAGTTATCACAGTATGCTGCCTGTTTAAAGTTATCAAAGTATGCTGCCTGTTTTAAGATATCATAGTATACTGCCTGTCGTAAGACATCACAGTATGCTGCCTGTTGTAAGATAAGAATGGTAAGTCTAagtaagaataggatgaaagtaagaataaggtaagaatatgacgaatgtaagaataaggtaagaatatgatgaatgtaagaataaggtaagaatatgatgaatgtaagaataaggtaagaatGTGATGAAAgtaagaataaggtaagaataggatgaaaaTAAGAATAAGGTAAGAATGTGATGAAAGTAAGAAtgaggtaagaataggatgaaagtaagaataaggtaagaataggatgaaagtAAGAATAAGGTATCAATAGGATGAAAgtaagaataaggtaagaatagGAAGAAAGTAAGAATAAGGTATGAATAGGATAAATGTAaaaatatgatgaaaataagaatgtgaggaaggtaagaataagaggaaaaGTAAGAATAAG encodes:
- the rush gene encoding pleckstrin homology domain-containing family F member 2, with amino-acid sequence MVDRLVNSEANARRIAMVESCFGTSGQSLNEPGRVLVGEGVLTKMCRKKPKPRQFFLFNDILVYGNIVLNKKKYNKQHIIPLEEVQLSSLEDDGQFRNGWLIKTPTKSFAVYAATATEKAEWMAHINKCVTDLLRKSGKKAAEKHAAVWVPDSETQVCMHCKKTQFTLINRRHHCRKCGKVVCGPCSSKKVILTHQSNKPLRVCLTCHDEMSSAQSQTGNSTPVNSMAGRMDDILSEPLDDEKDKESGGGGDDDDDDVFTNVLRNPHSLKLGLNKCKLT